The window agaagaaaagaaaacatgAAGAGAAGTACTAGTAGACGTCGTTGTTCACTCATACATCATCTTGAGTACTACAACAACCCGTTTCTCGTCCTAATTTCACTTCTACTACTACTTTCGTCGTCATGTTGTTCATCAGCACAAACCCTACTACTACGCTCTCATCTTATTTGTACGTAAccatatctttatttaataattcttcttctcctcctcataactaattatataatcaattaacaTCGATCCACTCATCCATCCATCATCAGATATCAACAAACATCATGATCAACACCACCACCTTCGGAAAGGAGAGCAACATCATCATCAGGTTTCTATCGTACGtctttccttaattaattattatatatatatatatatatatatatacatatattaattcaaTCTGAATTAATTGAAGGTAGATAGATAGATGATAGATAGATTTGTGAGACAGTGGGCCTAATTAATTACTAGACAGATAAAtaggatattaattaattaattgctgGAGGAATTAAAACAGTAGGTAGGTAGGTAGGTAGGTAGGTAGGTAGGTAAAAGTATTGATAGATAATTTTGGTGCATGCAGGAGGAGGAGGATGATTCAAgggagaaaaaagaaaaagaaatgacGACCGAGCCAACATTAACAGGATCAAGGTTGCCAGACTGCTCGCACGCATGCGGACCATGTTTCCCTTGCAAGAGAGTCACAGTTAGCTTCAAATGCTCTGCCGTTGAGTCCTGCCCCATGGTTTACAGGTGCACTTGTAACGGCAAATACTATCATGTCCCTTCCATCTAAGTCTAACCACTCCGCCTACTCTCTCTACCTAGCTACATCCTACATCCTACatgtttttcttaattcttGTACTGTTAATTAATTCATAAGCAATTGTTATATCTAATTAACCTCTTTTTTctacattatatatatgttcAGAATCGGGCATGGATAAAGCAATTTATGCATTTGCATAGGCTCCACATCTATAgattctattttttaatatttaatcattattatattattaatcttatttttttttttctcctttaatattaaatatatattatacaatatatatatataacttttttatctcttttttaatttttattttcgtattataatatattaactatttatatctcagtttatattattaaatttgaaaaaaaattattattttagagacccaaaatttaaatttgcataaaCCCAAATTCGAATAGTATGATCATACATTCATTAATGCATGCATATGCCcatgtaacaaaaaaaataacaattttcaCTATTAATAGCTACCATGcatcaatattattattgctACCTAACCtagctatatatattatatatatatcaccatGCATGGACAATATTAAAGCAAATCAAACATTAAACCCTATTatatctaacttatatatttatattaattatttaattaattaatcccaCAATACCCAAATTATTTACATACAGAAAATTACTAACTAAActcctttaattttaaatacaaaatattaattccTCTTAATTAaccaatattaattaattatacacctaacaacaaataattaatatacatttacATCTCATTAACAAtttcaatttcttatttttttgtattgatGACTCAATTATATATCTAtagttgtattttatttttttatcacacaaaaaaatattattattattattattgtttctttaatatattcttatgttcaaaaataaaataatatatatatatatatacttaaaaataaaactcatttaatttatttgttaatttaacattttaagaataaaaaaaataaaaaataaaaaatggacaACTGATTGAATGTGTAACCGTAACATTTTAAGAAGAGAAATGATAATATCAACGAATGagtagcgaaagcaaggccacgaatcctacgtggccttgccagctaggagagagaaaaaaaaagaaaaaaaaaatgaaaaaaaaaagaaaaacgtttcagtttccccttcttctttcctctctctttcttcttttcatttattctttCCGGCGGCGATTTTTctcttctctggcgatttttctctccggcggcggcatccccgacttcttcaactttattcatcttctttcttttgatCGAAAATGGTAGGTCTTTTCCTTCGGGTATTTCCGTTCACTTCACTGTCTGTATTCGTGAatatcttttctctttttcaggctggtggtccaggtacatctccaagcaagactccaaaatctccaaggacaaggtaaataacatcTCCTTTAGAATCCTAaaacattttgatgatttgaagaccgtttaggtttttgcggttagggttagggtttagggttagggttatggATTTTTATGATTCTGCTGAttctaatgattttaacgatagaaatggttgattattttgtgtttatttgcttctatgtgatgatttatgtgatttttgatatgtttggctgttatgggtcccgaaagtgttgtttcggggacccgaaagtatgattacATAGTccagaaatttgattttgatatgttttttgaatgaacggtcccgaaagtgtggtttcgggacccgaaagtgttgtttcgggaccccaaaattgaattttgatatgtGTGGCTGTTATGAgtcccgaaagtgttgtttcgaGACCTGAAATGGGTGGTTACGGGACCcaaaatggttggtttcgggacccgaaatgggtggtttcgggacccataaatctgattttgtaatgtttgtctgttatgggtcccgaaagtgtggttttgggacccgaaataggtggtTTCCGGActcgaaatgggtggtttcgggacccataaatcggattttgtaatgtttgtctgttatgggtcccgaaagtgtggtttcgggacccgaaatgggtggtttcgggacccataaatcggattttgtaatgtttggttgttatgggtcccgaaagtgtggtttcgggacccgaaatgggtagtttcgggacccgaaatgttgtttcgggacccgaaatgggtggtttcaggacccgaaatttagatttttaacttgttttctcttggtttttaacttgctTTAACTTTGTTTCTCTTAGATTATctgtttcatgttttttaaatgtttatcttttgtttttgtagggcaaataaacgtaaaaagAATGCCCAAGAAGCAGCATCTCCCAAAGCAGTTCACAAATCCCCAAAAGCTCCCAAATTAGTTCCGAAATCCCCCAGAGCAGCAGCTCCCAAAGCAGCCCCACACAACCTttttttaactaggacatcttcttttggccttttcaatcttctcCAACTTCTGTTTAATGATCAAAAGGAGgctgtgaagtcaataggctttggccatctactttcattatcactttcaaaATGCCCCAGGGAGATATCCCGTTATCTAGTGAGGCAGTTTGACTGTGATAAATGTTCTTTCACTCTAGAGAATGGCgaggaagtgaaaatcgaagaagaagatgttgaaatgGTATTGGGTCTCCCCAGAGGGGAGTTGGACATTGTAGAATATCAGAATAACGAGACTGATGACAAGCTGAAggcatttaggactcgatggggtaaccctATTAATGGCGCTCCTTTAGTGACTGCTATGCCGACGAAAATGATTGAGAACAAAGCTGCTGACAACAATTTtaagatagacttcgtattatttgttgtcagctgctttctctggtgtgatcaccTAGGTCAACTATCAAGGTActatcatttttgttatttcatttgcatcaacaaatcctcaaatatgttttttccccttgcaggtatagaattctgaaatctatttcagatgttcaaaatatcaagaagttcaattggtgcaaatttgtacttcaaggattagttcaatcatgcgcaaaagtgaaggagaatgaaaaacgacatttccaaggaccacagacgttccttattgtaagttatccgttaattaatttctctgtttgcaaaaataattggttttaattaacatatgtttgttttcagttgtgctacgtgtatagggtgagcaacccACAACTGGGAGGAGTTAATGACCGTCGATTTCCAatactgtcatgttggaatgacacgaCTTTGAAGTTTAGACTGGATACGAAGTTAGAAAATGGAGGATTCGGACGAGGAAGCGTTGTGGGACGAATTCCACTACCGGGGATGTGGGGGGAGAACGATGAGGAGGATAATGATGTGGGGGATAATGATGAGGAGGATATGAATGAGGGGGTGTCTGAGACCCCAAAGGCGgcggcagcagcagcagcagcagcagaaccTAGGAATAGGTCACCACCTAGGAATAGGTCACCACCTCGGATGAGGCCACCTAGGATGAGGTCAGAACCAACGCAATCAACACCTACGAATCAAGGCCTACCACCTATGCATATAACACCTCTTAACACGGCAGGTCCGGACGTTGATAAACTGAGTTTTATAGAGAATTTGGCGTGGATTGCTAAATGTACGCTGTTTATTGAAAAAGCCACGAGAAGACTGGAATCTTTAACTTCAGGCTGGGATGCCTCACCAATGTATGACAACGCCATCCACGTAATTTATAGAGCAATGGACAGTAATAAACCTTTTAGGGATGCCATGCACAGATATTTCAAAGATCGAACACCCACTGAGGATGATGGGGTAAACGATCAGGACGCTCACACTGAGGGGGCTCATACTGAGGGGGCTCACACTGAGCGTGCTCACACTGAGGGGGCTCATACTGAGGGGGCTCACACTAAGCGTGCTCACAGTGAGGGGGCTCAAACTGAGCGTGCTCACAGTGAGGGGGCTCAAACTGAGGTAGCTCACACTCAGGTGGGTGTTCTCGAAGagaaagatgaagatgaagtacCCGAAAAAGATAGATctccaagaaaaagaaggagaaatcCAGTGCGACATATGAAAATTCCAGCACGCCTTAAATCTCCATACATGACGCAGAACAAGCCGACGAAGATCATCCAGCCTGCCCCTCAAACTCATGATGTTGTGGGAAAAGAATTGGTTGCTTCCAAAAAACAGAAGAAATATCCCATACGGAAATATCCCATACATATGATGGAACTTCCAGCAAGCCTTCAATCTCAATATATGAAGCAGAACAAGCAAAGAAATCTAGAGTTCTATCATTATGTCAATATGGAATACCGAGATGAAGTCGTTGTGAGATTCATTTATGCAGTTGATTTGAATGCCTGGTAAATCAATATTTCATAGTTTGTTAAATCATGTTTGTTTGGCTGAAGTAatggtcccgaaagtgtggtttcgggacccgaaatatgtggtttcgggacccgaaatctggtttcgggacccgaaaatggtggtttcgggacccgaaattgtggtttcgggacccgaaatctggtttcgggacctgaaaatggtggtttcgggaccggaaaatagtggtttcgggacccgaaaagggtggtttcgggacccgaaagtttgatttttaacttgttttcttctttatctGGTTTCAGCAAGGAAGTATTCTATGTATCCGAGCTTACCAATATCAACATAGAGCAAtttcaatcaatgaaaaatgaatgccATGTTGAAAGTGGGATAATTTATGCGTGGGCAAACATGATCACTCTTCACTGCAAATCAACTCCCGACTCGAAAATAGTTTTTTCGACAGTCGTTTCTGTAAGTCTCTATATCTTTCATTGTTGTTTAAACCAATTATCTCTTATTCTGATGTTGATTTCATTTGCAGGACTTTTGGAGAATGAAAGACCTTTTCATTGAAAGATTGgttgaagaaatgagaattttcGAATTAACTCCCGAACACATGAAAACTGCTAAGCTGGTAAgtccttttttatattatctgatttttgattatatgtgaatcttggtgatattcttgcagatatttttcccaattttatatgaaaatcacTATTATGTGGTTGTCATCAATATGCGAAACCAAGCTATTGAAGTCCTCGACAACCTCCCACTGGACCCAGATATTGAATGGGATGATAAATATGTCACAACTCGGCAACTGGTAACGTTGAAGTCTTTTTTACACATAATGTATTGACTTCTTTGAAAgtgtttattaacttctttgGTAAAACAGGTACAGAACGTTGTGGACTACTTCCAAACTATCGACCAAGGGATCGCGGATAAAATTGCTCAATTCCCGttcaatgttttgaaattacCTTGGCAAGACAGTTCAAATAAAACGGATTGCGGAATATACTGTATGAGACATATTCATTGGTACAAGGGCGATACAACAAATTTGAATTGTGGTATAACGATAGAAAatgtaagttacatattttcacatttcaTTTGTCTTACAAATCTTTAATAACCGTTGAATTATAATTTCCTACAGGCAAGGGGAATGCTTGAAGCATTGCGAGTCAAATACACTGCAATGATCATCcgttcaaacttaaacaaaaatatccaGAACATCTTAAAGAAGTTTGTAGACATTTTAAAAGTAGAATGTCCTGAAACATATAAGTTGTATgataactcttaattaatttagtacattttttgtcttcaattataatcatgtataaactaagttaaaacccaagtataaactaagttaaaacaagttaaaaaccaagtataaagtatgttaaaaaccaagtataaactaagttaaaacaagttaaaaaccaagtataaagtatgttaaaaaccaagtataaaataagtggtttcgggacccgaaatggttggtttcgggacctgaaaggtTGTTTCGGGTCCCGATATAAGGTGTTTCGGGTCCCGATATAAGgtgtttcgggtcccgaaataaggtgtttcgggacccgaaaggtggtttcgggacccgaaaaagtggtttcgggacccgaaagggtgtttcgggacccgaaatatgtggtttcgggacctaaaaggtggtttcgggacccgaaatatgtgttttcgggacccgaaaggtggtttcgggacccgaaatatgtggtttcgggacccaaaatatgtgttttcgggacccgaaaggtggtttcaggacccgaaataagtggtttcgggacccgaaattaggtttttaacttgttttctcttggtttttaacttgctTTAACTTGGTTGGACTATCTTCGTTAGAAATGAAAGgacaataatgataaaaatgaaatattcaaagttataacatgatcaaaataagtactatcttcgttgaatgttatcACCACACGCATGATCTTCGACATATacttgagaggacaaaagtgatgtgaaggataattgagttgaaagtggatcattccattgttgttgttgttgtgttgaatccaaaactgtagatgttgtggccgtatttcccttcttttttgatctcgaagtcttgggaattttttcaattaaagattatttcctctttgttggtggtcgtcctcgacttctaactttcttaggagagtgtatcaaaatgaatgtagcgggagattgaaatggagatggagatggagatgcttctgtgctttggtctttagatgcttctgtgctttggtctttagatgcttcagtgcttccatggttaagtgacataaactgttccatcaagccttttattccgttcatccaaaaagaacaagTTACTTCCgattttactccaacttgttgaacctcttgcatcaatcgagttagactattgtgacgttttttttcttccacggACATATCtaaatcataaatgttggtgatattttgatacccacgcttaatatctttacgccaccggtccattatataatacattggtacctcattcaccctcatttttttcaacacagCCATGATATGTCTACACAAAATACCTTtgaactcaaacaatcgacattCACATTTCACATTGCAATCCTTTTCGGTGTAATgtactttgtaagaaacatctcttagatgttctccattaacccccaacatgatttcctcaactctaaatatagAAACTGAACATTCCTCTTCAATGGctgagatgtcgcacaacatcaaacctctaacttctacttgaaccaatctaaatatatctggAGTGTATAAGTTTTGGCATTGCCTTTCGAAGGCAAATCCACTAacagttggtatcaaagaattaaacgattggaaatccaatttcttttctctctcgatatttctcaacagagccctatcatattgctcgacaaattgtttgagggatgttttagactgcacgtagtcatcaaagaaggcgttcatactttcactccgttgagatgttgacatcccggcccaaaattgtcctttgacataaacaggtatccatttagatctttccaaatacaaagatttcaaccaaacattatcttccaactgataatcttcaattagtctattccaatcctcttcgcattgttgaatatttatggaattgtatacaatgtttttcagcctcttctttattagatggtattcagtatggcttccaagttttataggaagtttcttcattatatgccacaaacaaaatcgatgatgcgttttaggaaataccttctcaattgcaatcgccatggatcgacattggtctgtgattatggcattgggaggtctatcatgcatacattccaaccaagttctaaacaaccatgtgaaagaatttgaatcttcacttgacaataacccacatccaagcaaaatggattgaccatgatgattaacaccaacaaacggagcgaaaggcatgtcatagcgatttgtcaaatatgttgtatcgaaagagataacatcatgaaaatcttcaaaggcagccctgcacctaccatctgcccaaaacacgtttttaattcgggattcctcgtccaaatcaataaggtagaagaagtttgagttcctggtttgcattcttaagaaataattagtgagtgcttcagcatccccaatccctaacctcaaccgtcgtgcttctgtaacgtaatttctacatgtcctctcatcgaaagacatgttttcataccctccagcttcaactacaagtgattgaaatgttttggccacagttattccagcttcatcgtttgtatccaatcttctctttacatttccgtcaattactttgtaggatctaacatgacgtattctcttagggcttaaagaatggttgtgctcaagaaaaatacttgttatcacatattccccttcatttcgaacaacaacattaatctttgctttacaatctgtcttcgttattggtctaggctgatgaaacttgttttttgacttcgattctttcagaaaactcttggcacaaccaacgttgaagtatttcctcttaccacctacatttttgctccctaatttggtaatgccgaatcccgttaagtgggcatatgatgtgtagaattcaagaagttgttcttcggaggaaaatgtcattccaacactaggaatgtgactgcaaaaattaagtgaaaccgtaagaaaaaagtccataaaccaatcatttcgggtcccgaaaccacccttttcgggtcccgaaaccaaccatttcgggtcccgaaaccacctttcgggtcctgaaaccaaccatttcgggtcccgaaaccatctttcgggtcccgaaaccacctttcgggtcccgaaaccaaccatttcgggaccatttcgggacaaggaaggaccctttcttgtcccgaaaccaaccgtttcgggacaaggaaggaccctttcttgtcccgaaaccaaccatttcgggacaaggaaggaccctttcttgtcccgaaaccaaccatttcatttcgggacaaggaaggaccatttcttgtcccgaaaccaaccatttcgggacaaggaaggaccatttcttgtcccgaaaccaaccatttcgggacaaggaaggaccatttcttgtcccgaaaccactagatctgttcagggtacctttcgggttcaacatgggtggatctgttcagg is drawn from Impatiens glandulifera chromosome 3, dImpGla2.1, whole genome shotgun sequence and contains these coding sequences:
- the LOC124932985 gene encoding uncharacterized protein LOC124932985 isoform X1, with translation MKRSTSRRRCSLIHHLEYYNNPFLVLISLLLLLSSSCCSSAQTLLLRSHLIYINKHHDQHHHLRKGEQHHHQVSIEEEDDSREKKEKEMTTEPTLTGSRLPDCSHACGPCFPCKRVTVSFKCSAVESCPMVYRCTCNGKYYHVPSI
- the LOC124932985 gene encoding protein EPIDERMAL PATTERNING FACTOR 2-like isoform X2, which translates into the protein MKRSTSRRRCSLIHHLEYYNNPFLVLISLLLLLSSSCCSSAQTLLLRSHLIYINKHHDQHHHLRKGEQHHHQEEEDDSREKKEKEMTTEPTLTGSRLPDCSHACGPCFPCKRVTVSFKCSAVESCPMVYRCTCNGKYYHVPSI